GAGGTGCGAACCAGCGAGATCAGCTCCTGGCCCATCAGTACTCCCACTCGTCCGACTTCATGTCCAAGTAGCTGAGGATGTTCTGGGCCAGTTTCACAGCCTGTTTCCTGGCAGCCTTACACTTCTCTTCTCCCTGTGGGTCAACGGCATCCAGAGCCAGCAACTGTTTGGTCAGCAGCTCCTCCAGACGGATGTAGTTCTTATCAGTTCGATTTCCACCAAATGAAAGGACTTCGCCCAGGATCTCAGACAGGTTCCCAAGGATCTCCCACACGGCCTTATGTGGGGGGTTCTCCTCACATGGGAacagcttcctcttctccagGGCTTCCTTCAGGTCCAGGTACGTGATCAGGGTCTGCACCTCAATCACCGCCCTTCTCCTGGCTTCCCGGATGCAGGGGTTTTTCTCCAGACTCACTTCATCCAGCTGTCCGATCAAGCCCTGCAGCTCTGTCTTGGCCCTCAGGTACAACTCAGGAGGGCTCTGCGCCTGGAGAAGTTCATTTTTTATCTCTCTCATCCTCTTgagaacattttctatttttataatggAATGGTTCTGTCCCAGGTCAAATGCATGTGTACTGTCAGCTTCCTCTTCTAAGTCTAGGTATTTCAGTAACTTGTTGATATCTTCCACCACCTCCCTCCGATAATTTCTGATCTCTGTACGCCCACACACATCCAGAGCATCTAAATCAGCAATCAGTCCTGACAGCACGCAGGATAAGTGCCTGCAAGTCTCGGAACTGTCCACGCCCATCAGAAGTGCGATCAGTGTCCCTCTGGCCTTGTTCACTTCGCACATGACAGAGTTGATTTTGGCCACTGAAGGATGCACATCCTCAGACAGTGGCAGGGACGGCTGCTTCTTCATACAGTCCTCGATAACCTCCTGCACCGCGCAGATCTTGGTGAGCGTGCGGTACCTCGCTTTCCGCAAGGAGACCTTCCCTCCGGTCTTCACGTGCGTCAGCCTCAGAATGATGTCCTGGATGCTCTCCTCAAACTCGTCAGTCACACAGTTGCCTCCACTGTAAAAGGGCACAATCTTTTCTTTCACAAGGGCCTGAGCTTCCTTAAAGATGCTCTGGATTTCGATGCGGTGTGGGTGGTTGGCATTCTGCTCCAACTCCTTGAGGAGGCGTTCTGTCTCCTGTGCCGCCCGCTTCCTAGCTTGCTGGatatctccttttccttctgtatcCACAGAGTCAATTTCAAAAAGTTGTTTGGTCAGCATCCTCTCCAGCCTTTTGTAGTTCTTGTCATCCGACAGGCCGCTGAAGCCGAGCACTTGCGGCTCTATAGCCTTTACTTCCCGCTGGATCTCCTGAAGCCTG
This genomic window from Mus caroli chromosome 12, CAROLI_EIJ_v1.1, whole genome shotgun sequence contains:
- the Bag5 gene encoding BAG family molecular chaperone regulator 5 isoform X2 — its product is MDMGNQHPSISRLQEIQREVKAIEPQVLGFSGLSDDKNYKRLERMLTKQLFEIDSVDTEGKGDIQQARKRAAQETERLLKELEQNANHPHRIEIQSIFKEAQALVKEKIVPFYSGGNCVTDEFEESIQDIILRLTHVKTGGKVSLRKARYRTLTKICAVQEVIEDCMKKQPSLPLSEDVHPSVAKINSVMCEVNKARGTLIALLMGVDSSETCRHLSCVLSGLIADLDALDVCGRTEIRNYRREVVEDINKLLKYLDLEEEADSTHAFDLGQNHSIIKIENVLKRMREIKNELLQAQSPPELYLRAKTELQGLIGQLDEVSLEKNPCIREARRRAVIEVQTLITYLDLKEALEKRKLFPCEENPPHKAVWEILGNLSEILGEVLSFGGNRTDKNYIRLEELLTKQLLALDAVDPQGEEKCKAARKQAVKLAQNILSYLDMKSDEWEY
- the Bag5 gene encoding BAG family molecular chaperone regulator 5 isoform X1, which translates into the protein MARSYGRIATVERLALRRRRKARGDARRGRPCAFPGTDAGRRGPRGTRKGQVFPGLAADGPALRGRRQRCGSGGGGARWRVRPSACETEPRSMDMGNQHPSISRLQEIQREVKAIEPQVLGFSGLSDDKNYKRLERMLTKQLFEIDSVDTEGKGDIQQARKRAAQETERLLKELEQNANHPHRIEIQSIFKEAQALVKEKIVPFYSGGNCVTDEFEESIQDIILRLTHVKTGGKVSLRKARYRTLTKICAVQEVIEDCMKKQPSLPLSEDVHPSVAKINSVMCEVNKARGTLIALLMGVDSSETCRHLSCVLSGLIADLDALDVCGRTEIRNYRREVVEDINKLLKYLDLEEEADSTHAFDLGQNHSIIKIENVLKRMREIKNELLQAQSPPELYLRAKTELQGLIGQLDEVSLEKNPCIREARRRAVIEVQTLITYLDLKEALEKRKLFPCEENPPHKAVWEILGNLSEILGEVLSFGGNRTDKNYIRLEELLTKQLLALDAVDPQGEEKCKAARKQAVKLAQNILSYLDMKSDEWEY